A stretch of the Capsicum annuum cultivar UCD-10X-F1 chromosome 10, UCD10Xv1.1, whole genome shotgun sequence genome encodes the following:
- the LOC107845410 gene encoding cytochrome P450 CYP72A219: MDYRFFPTKKNKRMMQIVNELRTLIVGIINKRMRMIEVGETHNDLLGILLASNLQEIQQHGHKKFSVSIDEVIEECKLFYFAGQETTSTLLVWTMILLRKYPIWQERAREEFLQVCVSDELDFDKLNQLKVVTMIFNEVLRLYPSAYVINRMVNTETKLWNLCLPSGVQLLLPTILLHHDTETWGDDAMEFKPERFSDGISKATKGQVVFFPFN; this comes from the exons ATGGATTATAGGTTTTTTccaacaaaaaagaataaaaggatGATGCAAATCGTTAATGAATTAAGAACACTTATAGTAGGAATTATCAATAAAAGAATGAGAATGATTGAGGTTGGAGAAACACATAATGATTTATTGGGTATATTATTGGCATCCAATTTACAAGAAATTCAACAACATGGACATAAAAAATTTAGTGTGAGCATTGATGAGGTGATTGAAGAGTGTAAACTATTCTATTTTGCTGGGCAAGAGACTACTTCAACTTTACTTGTATGGACAATGATTTTATTGCGTAAATATCCTATTTGGCAAGAAAGAGCTAGAGAAGAATTTCTACAAGTGTGTGTAAGTGATGAACTTGATTTTGACAAGTTGAATCAACTAAAAGTA GTGACTATGATCTTTAATGAGGTCTTAAGGTTATACCCATCAGCATATGTGATTAATCGAATGGTTAACACAGAAACAAAGTTATGGAATTTGTGCTTACCTTCTGGGGTGCAACTCCTATTACCAACAATTTTGTTACATCATGATACTGAAACCTGGGGAGATGATGCAATGGAGTTCAAGCCAGAGAGATTTAGTGATGGAATATCAAAAGCAACAAAAGGACAAGTTGTGTTTTTTCCATTTAATTGA